Proteins encoded within one genomic window of Guyparkeria hydrothermalis:
- a CDS encoding ABC transporter ATP-binding protein: MSATQEQADMIELDGVHFARGRQVIFDGVDMRFPRGQVTAVLGPSGTGKTTLLRLIGGQVRASSGRVVVDGTDVSRVRRKALYALRRRMGVLFQNGALFTDLTVGENVAFPLRAHSKLDEALIDRIVLFKLEAVGLRAARGKYPAELSGGMARRAALARAMALDPEIMLYDEPFAGQDPVSMGVLLRLIRRLNDALGLTSIVVTHDVSEALSIADQVIVIAGGRVIGQGSPDEVLAQREHEPALAQFLDGAAEGPLNAGDSDTSLAAELGLGAVR, encoded by the coding sequence GTGAGCGCGACACAAGAGCAAGCCGACATGATCGAGCTCGACGGCGTTCACTTCGCTCGCGGGCGCCAAGTGATTTTCGACGGCGTCGACATGCGGTTCCCGCGCGGGCAGGTCACGGCTGTGCTTGGGCCGTCGGGTACCGGCAAGACGACCCTGCTGCGATTGATCGGTGGCCAGGTGCGCGCTTCCAGTGGTCGGGTCGTCGTCGATGGCACTGATGTTTCGCGGGTGCGCCGCAAGGCACTGTACGCGCTACGTCGTCGCATGGGTGTCCTGTTCCAGAACGGGGCGCTGTTCACCGATCTGACCGTCGGCGAGAACGTCGCCTTTCCCCTGCGGGCACACTCGAAACTCGACGAGGCATTGATTGATCGCATCGTGCTTTTCAAGCTGGAGGCCGTCGGCCTGCGCGCGGCCCGCGGCAAGTACCCGGCCGAGCTCTCCGGGGGGATGGCCCGGCGGGCAGCGCTCGCGCGGGCCATGGCGCTCGATCCGGAGATCATGCTCTACGACGAGCCGTTTGCCGGGCAAGACCCGGTCAGCATGGGTGTGCTGCTGCGACTGATACGACGACTCAACGATGCCCTCGGGCTGACCAGCATCGTCGTCACGCATGACGTAAGCGAAGCGTTGAGTATTGCCGATCAGGTGATTGTGATCGCCGGTGGGCGGGTCATCGGGCAGGGTTCGCCCGATGAGGTGCTCGCCCAGCGGGAACACGAGCCGGCGCTGGCGCAGTTCCTCGACGGGGCGGCGGAAGGCCCGCTCAACGCCGGCGATTCCGACACGTCCCTGGCCGCCGAACTTGGGCTGGGAGCGGTACGATGA
- the hisG gene encoding ATP phosphoribosyltransferase, which yields MSQSDQIVVALSKGRIFKETLPLLASVGIEPLEDPDKSRKLILETSDPSVRLLILRASDVPTYVQHGAADIGVAGKDVLVEHGGEGLFELVDLKIAQCKLMVAGKPGVLDRAGRIRVATKYTRSAESYFADRGRQIELIKLYGSMELAPLVDLGDCIVDVVDTGNTLRANGLEPLEHIADISSRLIVNRAAQKLKHARVTDFVDRVEKYLEGQ from the coding sequence ATGTCCCAATCCGACCAGATCGTCGTCGCGCTCTCCAAGGGGCGCATCTTCAAGGAAACCCTGCCGCTGCTAGCGTCCGTGGGCATCGAGCCCCTCGAGGACCCGGACAAGAGCCGCAAGCTGATCCTCGAGACCAGTGACCCGAGCGTGCGCCTGCTGATCCTGCGTGCCTCCGACGTGCCCACCTACGTCCAGCATGGCGCCGCCGACATCGGCGTGGCCGGCAAGGACGTACTGGTCGAGCACGGTGGCGAGGGTCTGTTCGAGCTGGTCGACCTCAAGATCGCCCAGTGCAAGCTGATGGTTGCCGGCAAGCCCGGTGTGTTGGATCGGGCCGGACGCATTCGTGTGGCCACCAAGTACACCCGCTCGGCGGAGTCGTACTTTGCCGACCGTGGCCGACAGATCGAGTTGATCAAGCTGTACGGCTCGATGGAGCTCGCGCCGCTGGTCGATCTCGGTGATTGCATCGTCGACGTGGTCGATACCGGCAATACCCTGCGGGCCAACGGGCTGGAGCCGCTCGAGCACATCGCCGACATCTCCTCGCGCCTGATCGTCAATCGCGCGGCGCAGAAGCTCAAGCACGCCCGGGTGACCGACTTCGTCGACCGGGTGGAGAAGTACCTGGAGGGGCAGTGA
- the mlaD gene encoding outer membrane lipid asymmetry maintenance protein MlaD — protein sequence MNVQRGVELVVGLFVLAGIAALMVMALQWSNFGASRVSGYEITARFDNIGGLTVQSPVKLAGLTIGRVDSIELDPETFQAEVHMVIADKYDNLPTDSFANIYTAGLLGAQYVEISPGGALESLEDGDRITMTQSAIILESVVSKFLFDKAKE from the coding sequence ATGAATGTGCAACGCGGAGTCGAGCTGGTGGTGGGGCTGTTCGTGCTCGCCGGGATCGCCGCCCTGATGGTGATGGCGCTGCAGTGGAGCAACTTCGGCGCCAGCCGGGTTAGCGGTTACGAGATCACTGCCCGCTTCGACAACATCGGCGGCTTGACGGTGCAGTCGCCGGTCAAGCTGGCCGGATTGACCATCGGCCGGGTCGACTCGATTGAACTGGACCCCGAGACGTTCCAGGCGGAAGTCCACATGGTGATCGCCGACAAATACGACAACCTGCCGACAGATTCGTTTGCCAATATTTATACTGCCGGTCTGTTGGGGGCGCAGTACGTCGAGATTTCCCCCGGTGGGGCGCTCGAATCACTCGAGGACGGCGACCGGATCACGATGACCCAGTCCGCGATCATCCTCGAAAGTGTTGTGTCCAAGTTCTTGTTCGACAAGGCAAAAGAATGA
- the mlaE gene encoding lipid asymmetry maintenance ABC transporter permease subunit MlaE, with protein sequence MNRLIDAIARLGRQVIGGVHHAGAMALFAVELSWVLMPTWARPRDIAQQVYAAGVLSLAIILVAGGFVGLVLGLQGYNILSNFNASESLGVMVALSLVRELGPVVAALLFAGRAGSAITAEIALMKTTEQLAALEMMAVDPLRRVIGPRFWGAMISVPLLAALFSLVGIIGGYLIGVVVLGVDQASYWGQIAEQMEAWEDVGGGAVKSLAFGAVIALISVYEGYRAEPTASGMARATTQTVVLSSLAVLGLDFVMTAFMFGA encoded by the coding sequence ATGAACCGGCTGATTGATGCGATCGCCCGACTTGGGCGCCAGGTGATTGGTGGCGTGCACCACGCCGGCGCGATGGCCCTGTTTGCCGTCGAGCTTTCCTGGGTGCTGATGCCGACCTGGGCTCGTCCGCGTGACATCGCCCAGCAGGTCTACGCCGCCGGTGTGCTGTCGCTCGCGATCATCCTGGTTGCCGGCGGGTTCGTCGGCCTGGTGCTGGGCCTGCAGGGCTACAACATCCTCTCGAACTTCAATGCCAGCGAGTCGCTTGGCGTGATGGTGGCGCTGTCGCTGGTCCGCGAGCTGGGGCCGGTGGTAGCCGCCTTGCTGTTCGCCGGCCGGGCGGGGTCCGCCATCACCGCGGAGATCGCGCTGATGAAGACCACCGAGCAGCTCGCCGCACTGGAGATGATGGCGGTTGATCCGTTGCGTCGGGTGATCGGGCCGCGCTTCTGGGGGGCGATGATTTCGGTACCGCTGTTGGCCGCGCTGTTCTCCCTGGTGGGGATCATCGGCGGTTATCTGATCGGCGTGGTGGTGCTGGGCGTCGACCAGGCATCCTACTGGGGTCAGATCGCCGAGCAGATGGAGGCATGGGAGGATGTCGGTGGCGGGGCAGTGAAATCGCTGGCGTTTGGGGCGGTGATCGCGTTGATCTCCGTCTATGAGGGTTATCGGGCCGAACCCACGGCCAGCGGCATGGCACGGGCGACGACGCAGACGGTGGTCCTGAGCTCGCTGGCCGTGCTGGGGCTGGACTTTGTAATGACTGCTTTCATGTTTGGGGCGTGA
- the murA gene encoding UDP-N-acetylglucosamine 1-carboxyvinyltransferase: MNKLLIRGGKPLDGEIRSSGAKNAVLPMMAASLLADSPVTIENVPHLQDVTTTMELLGRMGATLTVGDQMSVEVDTTTVDMLEAPYDLVRTMRASILVLGPMLARFKKARVSLPGGCAIGTRPVDIHLKGLEALGADVRVEGGYIETSAEQLIGARVVLDQVTVTGTENLMMAAVFAKGETVLENAAREPEVVDLANFLNAMGADVRGAGSDVIRIHGVERLQGVRYRVLPDRIETGTYLVAAAMTRGRILVRDTRPELLDAVLAKLEQAGAEIETGEDWIRLDMHGRRPKAVDIRTAPHPGFPTDMQAQFVAMNAVAEGTSTVVETIFENRFMHVQEIQRMGADIHIEGNTAIIRGVEALSGAPIMATDLRASASLVLAGLVARGETLVNRIYHIDRGYESIEEKLSRLGANIQRITS; encoded by the coding sequence ATGAATAAGCTCCTGATCCGCGGCGGCAAGCCGCTCGATGGCGAGATCCGCAGTTCCGGCGCCAAGAACGCCGTGCTGCCGATGATGGCCGCCTCCCTGCTGGCCGACTCGCCGGTGACCATCGAGAACGTCCCGCACCTGCAGGACGTGACCACCACCATGGAGCTCCTCGGTCGCATGGGCGCGACGCTGACGGTGGGCGACCAGATGAGCGTCGAGGTGGACACCACCACCGTCGATATGCTCGAAGCACCCTACGACCTGGTGCGGACCATGCGAGCATCCATCCTGGTGCTCGGTCCGATGCTCGCTCGCTTCAAGAAGGCGCGCGTCTCGCTGCCGGGCGGTTGTGCGATCGGTACGCGCCCGGTCGACATCCACCTGAAGGGGCTCGAGGCACTGGGTGCCGATGTCCGGGTCGAGGGCGGCTATATTGAGACCTCCGCCGAACAGCTGATCGGCGCACGGGTCGTACTCGACCAGGTCACGGTCACCGGCACCGAGAACCTGATGATGGCTGCGGTGTTCGCCAAGGGCGAGACCGTGCTGGAGAACGCGGCGCGAGAACCCGAGGTGGTGGATCTGGCCAACTTCCTCAACGCCATGGGTGCAGACGTGCGCGGCGCGGGCAGCGACGTGATCCGCATCCACGGGGTCGAGCGCCTGCAGGGCGTGCGCTACCGTGTCCTGCCGGACCGGATCGAGACCGGCACCTATCTCGTCGCCGCGGCCATGACCCGCGGTCGCATCCTCGTTCGCGATACGCGTCCCGAGCTGCTGGATGCCGTGCTGGCCAAACTGGAACAGGCGGGGGCCGAGATCGAGACGGGTGAGGACTGGATCCGGCTCGACATGCACGGTCGCCGGCCCAAGGCGGTCGATATCCGGACCGCGCCGCACCCGGGCTTCCCCACGGACATGCAGGCACAGTTCGTGGCGATGAACGCCGTGGCGGAGGGCACGTCGACGGTGGTCGAGACCATCTTCGAGAACCGCTTCATGCACGTTCAGGAAATCCAGCGCATGGGCGCGGATATCCACATCGAGGGCAACACCGCGATCATCCGCGGGGTCGAGGCCCTGTCGGGCGCACCGATCATGGCGACCGACCTGCGCGCCTCGGCCAGCCTGGTGCTGGCCGGGCTGGTCGCCCGTGGCGAAACTCTCGTCAATCGCATCTATCACATCGACCGGGGCTACGAATCGATCGAGGAGAAGCTCTCCCGCCTCGGCGCCAATATCCAACGGATCACGAGCTGA
- the hisD gene encoding histidinol dehydrogenase produces MIRRMNARAADFDRQLDELLDWSGVADDRVEGIVRDILADVRKRGDSAVVEHTRRLDRVDVDSASALELSAERLDQALEAIPADVREALELAAQRLRAYAERQKGESWSYTEANGNVLGQQVTPLDRVGLYVPGGKAAYPSSVLMNAIPAKVAGVGQVVMVVPTPDGVQNDTVLAAARIAGVDRVFTVGGAQAVAALAFGTETIPAVDKIVGPGNIFVAAAKREVFGRVGIDMIAGPSEILIVCDGHTDPDWIAMDLFSQAEHDEQAQAILVAHDPDFLDTVAASIERLLPEQPRAEIIAKALESRGALIEVADIDQAIELTNRIAPEHLELSFAGAEERLGDIRNAGAIFVGRYTAEALGDYCAGPNHVLPTSGTARFSSPLGVYDFQKRSSIIHCSAEGAAELGQVADRLARAEGLEAHAQSARYRVESGG; encoded by the coding sequence ATGATCCGTCGGATGAACGCCCGCGCGGCGGATTTTGATCGCCAGCTGGATGAACTGCTCGACTGGTCGGGCGTGGCCGACGACCGGGTCGAAGGGATTGTCCGCGACATCCTCGCCGACGTGCGCAAGCGCGGTGATTCTGCCGTGGTGGAGCATACCCGCCGACTCGACCGGGTCGACGTGGACAGTGCCTCCGCGCTGGAGCTGTCGGCCGAGCGGCTCGATCAGGCCCTCGAGGCAATTCCGGCCGACGTACGCGAGGCCCTCGAACTGGCCGCCCAACGCCTGCGCGCCTATGCCGAACGGCAGAAGGGCGAGAGCTGGTCGTACACCGAGGCCAACGGCAATGTGCTGGGTCAGCAGGTCACGCCGCTCGACCGGGTCGGCCTGTACGTGCCGGGCGGCAAGGCTGCCTACCCGTCGTCGGTGCTGATGAACGCCATCCCGGCCAAGGTTGCCGGGGTGGGGCAGGTGGTGATGGTCGTGCCCACACCGGACGGCGTGCAGAACGACACCGTGCTCGCCGCCGCGCGCATTGCCGGTGTGGATCGCGTGTTCACCGTCGGCGGGGCGCAGGCCGTGGCCGCGCTGGCCTTCGGTACCGAGACGATTCCGGCGGTCGACAAGATCGTCGGTCCGGGCAATATCTTCGTCGCCGCGGCCAAGCGCGAGGTCTTCGGCCGCGTGGGCATCGACATGATCGCCGGCCCCTCCGAGATCCTGATCGTCTGCGACGGTCATACCGATCCGGACTGGATCGCGATGGACCTGTTCTCGCAGGCCGAGCACGACGAGCAGGCGCAGGCGATCCTGGTCGCGCACGACCCCGATTTCCTCGACACGGTTGCCGCGTCGATCGAACGCCTGCTGCCCGAGCAGCCGCGCGCCGAGATCATCGCCAAGGCACTCGAATCACGCGGCGCGCTGATCGAGGTCGCCGACATCGACCAGGCGATCGAGCTGACCAACCGCATCGCCCCCGAGCACCTCGAGCTGTCGTTCGCGGGCGCCGAAGAGCGCCTCGGCGACATCCGCAATGCCGGCGCGATCTTCGTCGGTCGCTACACCGCCGAAGCGCTGGGCGACTACTGCGCCGGGCCGAACCACGTCCTGCCGACCTCCGGTACGGCGCGCTTCTCCTCGCCGCTGGGCGTCTACGACTTCCAGAAGCGCTCGAGCATCATCCACTGCTCGGCCGAAGGCGCGGCCGAACTGGGGCAGGTCGCCGACCGGCTCGCCCGTGCCGAGGGGCTGGAGGCGCACGCGCAGTCCGCCCGCTACCGGGTCGAATCCGGGGGCTGA
- a CDS encoding MlaC/ttg2D family ABC transporter substrate-binding protein — MPFAIPAVSSSFSLQRLLMALVAVVTAGASGLVQANVDAPTEAEARELVESTAEAVIREIREHQAEVKEDPEMLLAIVDRLLLPHVDAERMTRLVLGRYYRRATPAQRDAFTKEFQRLLVRTYAGPLSELGDQTISIVGTKPGGGEGELIVESEVSGGDFGIVPVAYRMAPVDGEWKSYDVIVDGISLVNNYRGSFAQKIQRDGIEGLIRTLREQNEG; from the coding sequence ATGCCGTTCGCGATTCCCGCCGTTTCCTCGTCGTTCTCCCTGCAACGCCTGCTCATGGCCCTTGTTGCGGTCGTGACGGCCGGTGCCTCGGGGCTGGTGCAGGCGAATGTCGACGCGCCGACCGAAGCTGAAGCCCGGGAGCTGGTCGAGTCCACCGCCGAGGCGGTGATCCGCGAGATCCGCGAGCACCAGGCCGAGGTCAAGGAGGACCCTGAAATGCTGCTGGCGATCGTGGATCGTCTGCTGCTTCCGCACGTGGATGCCGAGCGCATGACCCGCCTGGTCTTGGGGCGTTATTACCGCCGTGCCACGCCGGCGCAGCGGGACGCCTTCACCAAGGAATTCCAGCGTTTGCTGGTGCGCACCTATGCCGGCCCGCTGTCGGAGCTGGGTGACCAGACCATCAGCATCGTCGGGACGAAGCCGGGTGGTGGCGAGGGCGAGCTGATCGTCGAGTCCGAAGTCTCGGGCGGCGATTTCGGCATCGTGCCGGTGGCCTATCGCATGGCGCCCGTCGATGGCGAGTGGAAGTCGTACGACGTGATCGTCGACGGCATCAGCCTGGTCAACAACTACCGAGGCAGCTTCGCGCAGAAGATTCAGCGCGATGGCATCGAGGGATTGATCCGCACGCTGCGCGAGCAGAATGAAGGCTGA
- a CDS encoding TolC family protein — MNKRNGIIARGCRGVMALSLVALVAGPVAAAVPNEPITLEQATEMALNSDPRIDEQRANVARAQALIERVQGEGGVRMSANLFAGLAPKASDGIFTNGTNTCPDSGCTLRDDGNELDEGITVTTGLTASIIQPLYTFGKLENYGDAARLNRDVKASEVSLARAETWLTVRRAYWGYLAARDTRRMLAGVKRKVDSTRDDLREDVDEGRATMSQLYAIESGAASLERYLAEAESVESIAIDGLKTIIGVPITAEIEVAERRIEPVALPDRELAELADRALAQRPEMAMAENGQAAMRNYVAARKSERYPNLYAGVIAGATYTPGRERLNNPYINQPLNQTYATPVVGLKWDFNPGVVRANISDSEAQLQEVVAKAELARQGIPFQVSEAYHQAHGLDRQIRALDTAKDNTRKWMVSSFLDFQAGLIDGGEVAEAVKANTEAQADYFRAINDYNMSVARLAVATGDYPQ; from the coding sequence ATGAACAAACGTAACGGAATCATTGCCCGCGGCTGCCGGGGTGTCATGGCACTTTCCCTGGTTGCGCTCGTAGCCGGCCCGGTAGCCGCCGCGGTGCCGAACGAGCCGATCACGCTGGAGCAGGCCACCGAGATGGCCCTGAACAGCGACCCGCGCATCGACGAGCAGCGGGCCAACGTGGCCCGGGCGCAGGCGCTGATCGAGCGGGTGCAGGGTGAGGGCGGCGTCCGCATGTCCGCCAACCTGTTCGCTGGTCTGGCCCCCAAGGCGTCCGACGGCATCTTTACCAATGGCACCAATACCTGCCCGGATTCGGGTTGCACGCTGCGTGACGACGGCAACGAGCTCGACGAGGGCATCACCGTCACCACCGGGCTTACCGCCTCGATCATCCAGCCCCTCTATACTTTCGGCAAGCTGGAAAACTACGGCGACGCCGCGCGGTTGAATCGCGATGTGAAAGCATCGGAGGTCTCCCTGGCGCGCGCCGAGACGTGGCTGACCGTTCGGCGGGCCTATTGGGGCTACCTGGCCGCTCGCGATACGCGGCGCATGCTCGCGGGCGTCAAGCGCAAGGTCGATAGCACCCGTGACGACCTGCGCGAGGATGTCGACGAGGGTCGGGCGACGATGAGCCAGCTCTACGCGATCGAGAGTGGTGCGGCGAGCCTGGAGCGTTACCTCGCCGAGGCCGAGAGCGTCGAGTCGATTGCCATCGACGGCCTCAAGACCATTATCGGCGTGCCGATCACCGCCGAGATCGAGGTGGCCGAGCGGCGGATCGAGCCGGTCGCGCTGCCGGACCGTGAGCTGGCCGAGCTGGCGGACCGGGCGCTGGCGCAGCGTCCCGAAATGGCGATGGCCGAAAACGGCCAGGCGGCGATGCGCAACTACGTGGCCGCGCGCAAGAGCGAACGCTACCCGAACCTGTATGCCGGCGTGATTGCCGGCGCCACCTACACGCCAGGTCGGGAGCGCCTCAACAATCCCTATATCAACCAGCCGCTGAACCAGACGTATGCCACCCCGGTCGTGGGCCTGAAGTGGGATTTCAATCCCGGCGTCGTCCGGGCCAACATCAGCGACTCGGAAGCCCAGCTGCAGGAGGTGGTGGCGAAGGCCGAACTGGCCCGCCAGGGCATCCCGTTCCAGGTGTCCGAGGCCTACCACCAGGCCCACGGGCTCGATCGGCAGATCCGTGCCCTCGATACGGCCAAGGACAACACCCGCAAGTGGATGGTGTCGAGCTTTCTCGACTTCCAGGCGGGGTTGATCGACGGCGGTGAAGTGGCCGAGGCGGTCAAGGCCAACACCGAGGCGCAGGCCGACTATTTCCGTGCCATTAACGACTACAACATGAGCGTCGCCCGCCTGGCCGTGGCGACCGGTGACTACCCGCAGTGA
- a CDS encoding STAS domain-containing protein — protein sequence MKAEGTEPDSGWDWRVEPGLLRVRGALVRSTLDRRRPGLPAEVVGPEVEIHLGQLRRIDTAGLAWLAAVQADAEEKGIRLRYTHAPQAMRQMMGVYGLDELMTLETGLD from the coding sequence ATGAAGGCTGAAGGGACCGAGCCTGATTCCGGCTGGGACTGGCGGGTCGAGCCGGGCCTTCTTCGCGTGCGGGGCGCACTGGTCCGCTCGACGCTCGATCGACGCCGGCCGGGCTTGCCCGCCGAAGTGGTCGGACCGGAGGTGGAGATCCATCTGGGTCAACTGCGACGCATCGACACCGCCGGGCTGGCCTGGCTGGCAGCCGTTCAGGCCGACGCCGAGGAAAAAGGCATTCGTCTGCGATACACTCACGCGCCCCAGGCCATGCGCCAGATGATGGGTGTCTACGGGCTCGACGAGCTGATGACACTCGAAACTGGCCTGGATTAG